The Lutra lutra chromosome 10, mLutLut1.2, whole genome shotgun sequence genome contains a region encoding:
- the LOC125079071 gene encoding insulin-like, producing MHTLKVPFVVSPASASSPSSSTSTRLEGLGAAARAPPTLAATANTGLASGSPAGQLQQRGLGTRDSPVLFIHRPGTSGTTQRLEYRGRRVTAELPEEEVAPQPQGPTSHPAEPPAQPASQPEPQPPQLEPQAARATREPSPELRCCGLRPRQSQRAQN from the exons ATGCACACTCTAAAAGTGCCCTTCGTCGTCTCTCCAGCCTCAGCCtcgtccccctcctcctccacgtCAACCCGGCTGGAGGGTCTGGGCGCCGCAGCCAGAGCGCCCCCTACTTTGGCGGCGACTGCTAATACTGGCCTGGCCAGCGGATCACCGGCTGGGCAGCTTCAGCAGAGAGGCCTGGGCACCAGGGACTCCCCGGTCCTCTTTATCCACCGCCCGGGGACTTCGGGGACTACGCAGCGACTAGAGTACAG GGGCCGAAGAGTCACTGCGGAACTCCCAGAGGAAGAAGTGGCCCCCCAGCCCCAAGGCCCCACATCTCATCCGGCAGagccccctgcccagcctgcctcccagccGGAGCCGCAGCCCCCGCAGCTGGAGCCGCAGGCGGCCAGAGCCACCAGAGAACCCAGCCCGGAGCTGCGCTGCTGCGGCCTGAGGCCCAGGCAGTCCCAGCGAGCTCAGAACTGA
- the IGF2 gene encoding insulin-like growth factor II isoform X1 encodes MVSPDPQIIVVAPGAEPDSTEVQRTEDGGIIIRIFWVGPKGKLLTRTPMPMGVPMGKSMLVLLTFLALASCCFAAYRPSETLCGGELVDTLQFVCGDRGFYFRLPGRPASRVSRRSSRGIVEECCFRSCDLALLETYCATPAKSERDVSTPPTVLPDNFPRYPVGKFFQYDTWKQSAQRLRRGLPALLRARRGRMLAKELEAFREAKRHRPLIALPTHDPAAHGGASPEASGNQK; translated from the exons ATGGTTTCCCCAGACCCCCAAATTATCGTGGTGGCCCCCGGGGCTGAACCCGACTCTACGGAAGTCCAACGCACTGAGGACGGGGGAATCATTATCCGGATATTTTGGGTGGGTCCCAAAGGCAAGCTGCTCACGCGAACCCCG ATGCCGATGGGGGTCCCGATGGGGAAGTCGATGCTGGTGCTGCTGACCTTCTTGGCCTTGGCCTCGTGCTGCTTTGCTGCTTACCGTCCCAGTGAGACCCTGTGCGGCGGGGAGCTGGTGGACACCCTCCAGTTTGTCTGTGGGGACCGCGGCTTTTACTTCA GACTTCCAGGCAGGCCGGCAAGCCGCGTGAGCCGCCGCAGCAGCCGTGGCATCGTGGAAGAATGCTGTTTCCGCAGTTGTGACCTGGCCCTTCTGGAGACCTACTGTGCCACCCCCGCCAAGTCCGAGAGGGACGTGTCGACCCCTCCGACCGTGCTTCCG GACAACTTCCCCAGATACCCCGTGGGCAAGTTCTTCCAATATGACACCTGGAAGCAGTCTGCCCAACGACTGCGCAGGGGCCTGCCTGCCCTCCTGCGCGCCCGCCGGGGTCGCATGCTCGCCAAGGAGCTTGAGGCGTTCAGAGAGGCCAAGCGTCATCGTCCGCTGATCGCCCTGCCCACCCACGACCCTGCAGCCCACGGGGGTGCCTCTCCAGAGGCCTCCGGCAATCAGAAGTGA
- the IGF2 gene encoding insulin-like growth factor II isoform X2: MVSPDPQIIVVAPGAEPDSTEVQRTEDGGIIIRIFWVGPKGKLLTRTPMPMGVPMGKSMLVLLTFLALASCCFAAYRPSETLCGGELVDTLQFVCGDRGFYFSRPASRVSRRSSRGIVEECCFRSCDLALLETYCATPAKSERDVSTPPTVLPDNFPRYPVGKFFQYDTWKQSAQRLRRGLPALLRARRGRMLAKELEAFREAKRHRPLIALPTHDPAAHGGASPEASGNQK, translated from the exons ATGGTTTCCCCAGACCCCCAAATTATCGTGGTGGCCCCCGGGGCTGAACCCGACTCTACGGAAGTCCAACGCACTGAGGACGGGGGAATCATTATCCGGATATTTTGGGTGGGTCCCAAAGGCAAGCTGCTCACGCGAACCCCG ATGCCGATGGGGGTCCCGATGGGGAAGTCGATGCTGGTGCTGCTGACCTTCTTGGCCTTGGCCTCGTGCTGCTTTGCTGCTTACCGTCCCAGTGAGACCCTGTGCGGCGGGGAGCTGGTGGACACCCTCCAGTTTGTCTGTGGGGACCGCGGCTTTTACTTCA GCAGGCCGGCAAGCCGCGTGAGCCGCCGCAGCAGCCGTGGCATCGTGGAAGAATGCTGTTTCCGCAGTTGTGACCTGGCCCTTCTGGAGACCTACTGTGCCACCCCCGCCAAGTCCGAGAGGGACGTGTCGACCCCTCCGACCGTGCTTCCG GACAACTTCCCCAGATACCCCGTGGGCAAGTTCTTCCAATATGACACCTGGAAGCAGTCTGCCCAACGACTGCGCAGGGGCCTGCCTGCCCTCCTGCGCGCCCGCCGGGGTCGCATGCTCGCCAAGGAGCTTGAGGCGTTCAGAGAGGCCAAGCGTCATCGTCCGCTGATCGCCCTGCCCACCCACGACCCTGCAGCCCACGGGGGTGCCTCTCCAGAGGCCTCCGGCAATCAGAAGTGA
- the IGF2 gene encoding insulin-like growth factor II isoform X3 translates to MPMGVPMGKSMLVLLTFLALASCCFAAYRPSETLCGGELVDTLQFVCGDRGFYFRLPGRPASRVSRRSSRGIVEECCFRSCDLALLETYCATPAKSERDVSTPPTVLPDNFPRYPVGKFFQYDTWKQSAQRLRRGLPALLRARRGRMLAKELEAFREAKRHRPLIALPTHDPAAHGGASPEASGNQK, encoded by the exons ATGCCGATGGGGGTCCCGATGGGGAAGTCGATGCTGGTGCTGCTGACCTTCTTGGCCTTGGCCTCGTGCTGCTTTGCTGCTTACCGTCCCAGTGAGACCCTGTGCGGCGGGGAGCTGGTGGACACCCTCCAGTTTGTCTGTGGGGACCGCGGCTTTTACTTCA GACTTCCAGGCAGGCCGGCAAGCCGCGTGAGCCGCCGCAGCAGCCGTGGCATCGTGGAAGAATGCTGTTTCCGCAGTTGTGACCTGGCCCTTCTGGAGACCTACTGTGCCACCCCCGCCAAGTCCGAGAGGGACGTGTCGACCCCTCCGACCGTGCTTCCG GACAACTTCCCCAGATACCCCGTGGGCAAGTTCTTCCAATATGACACCTGGAAGCAGTCTGCCCAACGACTGCGCAGGGGCCTGCCTGCCCTCCTGCGCGCCCGCCGGGGTCGCATGCTCGCCAAGGAGCTTGAGGCGTTCAGAGAGGCCAAGCGTCATCGTCCGCTGATCGCCCTGCCCACCCACGACCCTGCAGCCCACGGGGGTGCCTCTCCAGAGGCCTCCGGCAATCAGAAGTGA
- the LOC125079907 gene encoding putative insulin-like growth factor 2 antisense gene protein produces the protein PADLEALRRPNGVRLSSASLRPSPLWGHRGAFPTTVIFERANESDSGFGAPGPGERGRRAASPQQASAPRPGGPGGCPRRAPAPAGLWWGGPGSWPGPRRRRGSSPQSWRLEAGSCVRGRARSRGSERELCGGGGRCWRRLSWRSPWPVLGDEPFQPLPGPRRVPERPSLAHRRSPAPEVQTEHWAPGGSPAQRQPRLEARDPETQPQPPGPNETAQATHAQGSTRH, from the exons CCCGCGGACTTGGAGGCGCTGCGCCGCCCGAACGGGGTGCGCCTCTCCTCGGCGTCCCTCCGGCCCTCCCCGCTTTGGGGCCACCGAGGCGCCTTCCCCACGACTGTGATCTTTGAAAGAGCAAACGAAAGCGACTCAGGTTTCGGGGCGCCAGGTCCCGGAGAGCGCGGCCGCCGAGCCGCAAGCCCTCAGCAGGCTTCCGCGCCCCGTCCTGGTGGCCCCGGCGGCTGCCCGAGGCGGGCGCCAGCCCCGGCGGGACTGTGGTGGGGCGGACCAGGAAGCTGGCCGGGGCCGCGGAGGCGGCGGGGGAGCTCACCGCaaagctggaggctggaggcGGGAAGCTGCGTCCGCGGGCGCGCGAGGAGCCGAGGCAGCGAGCGAGAGCTGTGCGGCGGCGGTGGACGCTGCTGGAG GCGCCTGTCTTGGAGAAGCCCCTGGCCGGTGCTTGGAGATGAGCCCTTCCAGCCTCTGCCTGGACCTAGGAG GGTCCCTGAGCGCCCCTCCCTAGCCCACCGCAGGTCACCGGCCCCTGAGGTGCAGACTGAACACTGGGCTCCAGGAGGGAGTCCGGCTCAGCGTCAGCCCCGGCTGGAAGCGAGGGACCCGGAGACCCAGCCGCAACCACCAGGACCCAACGAGACGGCACAAGCCACCCACGCACAAGGCAGCACAAGGCACTGA